The genomic stretch AACAAGAAGATAAACTTTTATATTCTTCTGTTGGGAATAGCTAGATTTTATTTGACCAGTTATGAATTATATGCTAAAGTACAACTCATTTCGATGTTAAAACGCATGTCGAGAAATTAATTGCAGGTAAAGTTAAAATGGGTTTAGCTCCTGTAGCTATTAAAAGGAAACAACAGTTCAATCAAAACATAATCCTTTGCATCTTCACAAAACAATTTGGCTACTTTTACTCTGATCTCCATAAACTTTCATGCAAATGAGGGTAATAAACTCTGATCCATCTGTAATAATATTCCAATTAATAAACAGAGAAGGAAATCAGTACCATTGCATCAAAAGTACTTAACTTGATCACAGTCGAAGGGTACAATAACTTAATCCAAAGCTCTTGGAGAGCAGGTTGGCCAATTACTTTGTAGAAACTCTGCATTAGCACATTGATTTCCAAAGAGCATGTACatatgaaaaatcaagataaaattaCGGCGTAAACTTGTACAAACAGACACTTGAGTCAATTGCCATGTTCCCAAGCTATGCTAGCTTGCTCCTTGAGGGTAGCATACAGTGTTTGaacaatatcaagaagaaaatggtCTGCATTATGCTCTGCTAGAAGGGAAACCGAGACAGGAAGATCATCATGCATTCCAAGTGGTATAGAAATCTGCGATCGTGATACAAACTTGCATGTAAGGTTATCATGTACTCATGAGTGGCATGATAGTGTGAAAATATTGATGGCATGCACAATGAGTTACCTGACAAAATCCAGACATGCCAGCAATAGAAAGCAAGGAAAATGCTCTAGCACGAAAGCTATCCAGTTCATCGACCTCCATATTTAGCTTTGGTGGGACTCCAGGAATTGTAGGCAGTGCAAGAATTCCATTATCCTAAAAAAGAAGACAGGAAAACACAAAAAGAAATAGTAGTATTTGAGAAAGTAGGACAGTATTTGTTTACAAGTAGAGGGTACCTTTTCAAAAATAAGAAGAGAGGATATGGAGCTTCCAGCTTAAAtgaattttcaaattaaaaatgaAAGAAGGAAAATTTCCTAATGTTCTTTCATTGTGAAAGAAAGAATCATCACAAATAAACACAAGGGTTTACTAAAAGTCACCAGAATGGCAAGCAGCTTCCATCTCCACATGAAGTTTGATTCATATCCTTAATTCATGAAATAAAAGATTCCGTAGTTAAAAAGGAGATGTTGCTAAGAAGTAATGCTAATACTTTGCACTAGTGATACTCCTTAAAAGAGTGATGTTAATAATTTGCATGAGTTACTTGGTTTCCAAATCCGCTAGACAAGCCTtaaactgaaaagaaacagaaagTCACCAGAATGGTAAGCAGCTTCCATCTCCACATGAAGTTTGATCCATATCCTTAGTCATTGAATAAAAGATTCTACAATTAAAATGTAGGTGTTCCCAAGAAGTAATGCTAATAATTTGCTCTAGTGATACTTCCTGAAAGTGTGATGCTAATAATTTGCATGAGTTTCTTGGTTTCCAAATCCACTAGACAAGCCTTGAACTGAAAAGAAAGGGAAGGTAACTAGAATGGTAAGCCGCTTCCATCTCCACATGAAGTTTGATCCACACCCTTAGTTCATGAAATATAAAATTCTAGAGTTGAAAAGGAGATAGTTCTAAGAAGTAATGCTGATAATTTGGACTAGCCATAGTTCCTAAAGAGAATGACATTAATAATTTGCATGAATTTCTTGGTTTCTGAATCCACTAGACAAGCCTTAAACTGAAAAGAAATAGGAATTACAATAGATTGATTATTGAGGGTTACTCTAATGGCTTATTTTCAAATGGATtattaacaaaataaaaaaaaactaaacaTTGTTCCATACTTCCACATTGGTTTATAAATGACCAACCAAGAGGGTTCTTTGCTTCTCAATATTTTTTCCATTTCTCTTAACAAATACAGGGTCATATATAAAGGGCATCTAGACATTGTTGGAGGTTAGAAGGCTGAGTTGTATTTAAAAGCAGAGAGCATTCAAATATAAATTACACATGTTATTCTTGGTATATGCTTCTCCTTTGGACTTGATTCCATCACAGACAATGACAAATCATCCCAACCTTGTTTCTGTAGAACACCTTGCTTTCCTTCCATCCATGTATCTGAGCTCAAAGTTACACCCAACATATAGTCTTACCATGTGGTGTTTTGTTTCAGTCAGTTCCCCAATATATGTTTGTGGTGCTCCTGTTCATGGAACTTCATAGAACATAATAAACACACCACCTTGGTAGAAAtccatcaaattatcaaaagacCAAAACTAAAGCCCTTGAGTTATTTACAAAAAAACATGGATGATCAGAGATCTTTTTCAGTGGGAAAGCCCTTGTAATTTAGTTAAGGTGAAGAAGACTAAAAATGTCATATATCATTTGCCTTCTTTTAGTATACAAAAAGAATGTGCaatatgaaagaaagaaaaagtattATATAGAAAATCAGGCTACCTGCAAAAGAGTAGACAGGAATGCTTGAAGCTCAGCCCTCACTGGATAACAGTACTCCAAGTCCTCATATGTTGAATTTAGAACTTCTGATACTCTTTCAAACATTCCAGGACCTAGAGTAGGTTTTGTGGAAATCAACCAATCTccatgattggttttaaactcgAACCTACAAAAGGAAAGTTAAACACTAAGTGATAAATTGTGAGGATAATCTTGATGCTCTAAAGACAAAAAAATTCAGACAGAAAGGTAGAAGGATGCACAAATTCCTCATTATACAAACACTCAACAATGATCATCATAGATGCAACTTTAATTATCAATCAATATTGCCAATTAGAAAAGAGAGCCAAGAAAAAGGACAGTTTTCACTATAGACTGCCTTCATCTCATCAGTAAGTATTGTCCTAGAACATAAAAAAGTAACTCACTTACATGTTAATAGACCAAAAATCCAAAGGATGCATGAATGTGAAATTGCTTTTTCCCAGCAATGTTATAGGAGTTCATCAGATGTGTTCTTTTTAATGGATAAATTGTATTTGTAGGATATGCTTTTTTTATGTGTTAACTTGTTCACAAAATTATTGCAACCTTTCTTCTTATTATAATAATGAGACAACATAGTCGTGCATCATGCAATCCATGGGTGATAATGTGTACATGTCAAAAGAATGTACTAGATGTGCAACTATTAGTTGTCCCACAAATCCTGTTAAGATACCCAATACAGCCTCAATACATATTCTGTTGCCTTGGTGATAGGTTACAAAGAACATGTCAACAGCATGCAATAGGATTGCAGCATGGAGAATAGAGGTTCggtgatatcattatttttaaaaacataagttTATTGACAATTCCACAAACAAATATCCATCTGAATGTCAATTAAATTTGCATAAAACTTTATAGAGAAATTTCATTTGATAAAACCTAACTTAATTTCCAAGCATTAGTATAATGCACTTCATTTATATCATGGATTGCTTTGGATTTTCATAACTATTCCCATCACTTGTATGCTTAGAACTCGTGCGATGCATGAGATTTTGCTGGCCGATCTACAGATTGCTTGATGATGAATGTTGCAATGATTTTATATGCCTAGCTCAAAGAAGGAATACCTACAATCACTTTTTAACATTGCCTTCACTCTTGGTTAAAGAAAAAAGTTCACCCATCAGAATTTACAAATAAGAATAGCATGCTGGGAAGAGATGTTGAATGCTGCAATAATTCTTTCCGCTAGACAAACCAGATTAATTTCATTTCCATGTTATGACAATTTGCTTTAAAAGCATCTTTTGCCTACTCTACTAAATGCACAGACCCTGACCATTTTCTATGTGATTGATTCTACAACAAGAATGATTTAGCTGCAACTACCACATGGAAGGAACTAGAATGTGTTGCTTCTGAAGAATGAGAGAAAAGTGCAACCGAACACGTGAGGCTCCTACCATTATGGTGATCAGAAAACCAGTAAACTTGTCATTCCAACTTGCACTTTAAACAAAGAATATGTTTATCCAATTCAACTACATCTTTAAACATTTTGTCAATGTTTAAAAGTAACTCATAATCCTCAAAGTCCATGTGTAGTATAGTCGAAAAGTATAACAGGTTAATAATTTAATCAGCCATCACAGACTCCCTACTTCTAGTCTACTTTCAACAAcaagagaaaataaaataatacaaaatcatTATGATGTGATTTGATATTCCGATACAATATTAgaaaaaataactcataagaagAAAAGGTGTCTTAGTTATGCATTTGCAAGTGTAATTGTTCatttattattcatgaataaaacaaTACGATATTGATTGGATTAAAAGCATAAGTTATACTATTCTGTTTTTCATCTGGTACCATAAGAAGACTCGGTTTTCCTACGATTTGTGTCACATAAGCCACTTCTCAGGTTGTTTCATTTCCATGACTAAAACCTTTTGCTTGGTTCATTATCATTTATTCAGGATATGCATTGTTTCAGAAGAAAATAACACAGAGACCAACCTAGGCAACTAAAATATAATAGAATTCAATTATAATTCTATATGATTGTTGGGATTAGTAGCTTTAAAGTACCATATGGACTCAGAATAGGAGCTGTAGACCAATTTGACCAAGGAATTAATTTCTTTTGTATATTCTTGAACTCAAATAGAATTAAGAGTAGGATTTGAGACAATAGTGCATCTACATAGGTGTGTTTTGAGAGATGCCTAAGTGCCTGCTGTAGTGTGAGGTGAGTGCAGTGCATGGAGGGGTGCACAGAATTTCCTGGGGCAACTGGTGAGTGCTAGAGTGCTTTGCTTAGAGGTGTGCTTCATTAGTGGATGCGGAAGTTCTGTGGTGCCATGGACAGTGAGATGCATGCGAAGTACAACTATATAATGGGTAGAGAAAAGATATTTGAGAAAAAATATCTTTTTGAAGTGTTTCATATAGTGAAAATTCTTGTGAAGTAGGCTGTGGTCAAACTATGTTAAAATTTTTTTGTGAATGATATcccaaaattaattaattttccaAAGAAAAATGCATAAATTACTATAATATCATAAATCAAGAAATGAAAATTCAGTTTCTTCATTGTTAATCTAAATTTCGCGATAAATTCCGTTTCATGatactctttttccttttaatgTTCAATAAAGATTTTATGAACACTGGAACTTTTCACCAGGATTTCCATAAAAAAAAGGTCCTTATCTTGTCAGTCCTGTAGGTCAAAGTAAAGAGTCGTTAGGTGCACAAGTTTCCTTGCAACTGAAGTGTCTACGGAGATTCAGATGTAACAAATTTTGTCTCCACTGTGAAACACTGATTTTGGCTATTCAAGCCAATCAGTCTGGGTTGCAATGGTGCAACGTTAATGTTTCAGCAATGagaacaaacaaaagaaaaaacttaCTGTTCCACCAGTGCCAAAATATGAGCATTAAGGAATGATAATTTAGATgtcatatatagacatatatctgGACTATACAACAATGTAAATCACAGAGTTGGACCTTTGAAGCAACCGCATGGCATGTGAGAGAGCTGCAAGAACTGGCATTGTAGATGCTTGATCTCCGGAGAAGCTACTTATAAAGTTTTGCAAGCTTGGAACATTGTGGTAAATATGGTCGCCAAGATTTTCATGGTGTAATATACTACctgtataattttataattttacatGAGAAACATAATAACAAAAgagaaaaggataatgtatcttCTCAGAGGTGATGAGTGTTGAAATCAACTTAGTAAGAGAAAGCACTTACATCCAAATACCTTCTCTACAGACTTTTTCAGGATTTGAGAGATTTGGTCACTGGGAGAACTCAAATACTGGAAGCAATCTTCAGGAATAACAAAACGCTTGGGTGGCATGGTAGCATCACTAGATGACTGCAACAGAACCTGGCCTACTCGTGTCAAGGTAATAGGGTCTCTAGCAAACCATCCTAAAAGAAGACTTTGTCAACTacaataaataatttcaaaattagaTGGATAAGAACATAAGATAAAATAACTCTATGAACCAAGTAAACTTCCTCTGAAGATTAATTGTATTCATTCATCCCACTGCATCGCAGCATTATGAACTCTAACTCATGTTATTTTGTATGATATTAATAATTTCTTGATCTACATGTTCCTGTCCCActaatctaataaaaaaatagttGACAGATTGTGAGAATGAGGAAAAAGGTCACAGATCTCTTGTTGGCTGTTTCTTTCATAATTAAATTGAAATATACGTTTGGCAATGTTCATGTTTAAAAGTAATGCCTTCTGTATACCTCCTAAAATCTTTTATCTATACAGATGTGACTTGCAAGTTAACCCCCTCAAAACGGTCAATACTGAAAATTTGATCTGTTGCCAGATATATACCCTTGATATGCATCTGATTAACTTCAATGCAAGATCTTAAACAAATTTACATTGAACAAGTTGGTCTTGTTATCAGTCAACTTGAATTTGACAAATGTAATTGGGATTTCAGTACATTGTTCAGGTCCTGTTCTTTTTAGGACATACAAAAGCTTTGTAGTTTTTGTAGTTTGCAATCTATAATTACTTCAAACCTAGCATATATGTTTGTCCACTACATTCAAATATGGGATTTCACTCCATAATGTACATATTCAAGTCACCATTGACACACTACAAATTTTGGATTGGTTGATTGTTTGTTATATGTATAACACAGACATCCTAATAAATAAGCTCCCCCCCACTGTCAAGCATAGAGGGTTTCAGATGTACCCAAACATGACTGcacatgcaaagaaatcattcctGGAATTATTTATGCAGATTTACTTTGATCATTAAAGATATAACTTCAAACGGATTGGATCATCCAATTATATATGAACATAAAAATCAACCATATCATCAATGAGTTCAACAGTTAACTCGATATAAAGTATCACATTACAGCCTTTTGTTGAATTTTACTCAGATTCATTCTACAAACAGGTGATACATTGATGGTCTAGCAACTTCAAAATGATTATGTAGAAGAATAACAAATACACTCAAATATTAGCACCCTTTTGAGTAATACTTATATGTTCTCAATATTTCACCAAAGTGCCATGAATCATTTAAATGTAATATTGCAAATGCTGCATTCTAAAAGACTATATAAGCTGGCCATCTTTTGGGAATTTATTTGCTCCTTACCAACAGTGTCAAAGCTCTGAGCCATTGGAATGACACCTGTTGCAGATATAATGCCATGTGAAGGCCGGAAACCAAAAATTCCACAGTAAGCAGCAGGCACTCTGACACTTCCACCAGTATCCGTACCTAAAGAATCATCAACAACGATTGAAGATTCAGAAGGACAAACATCAATGCAATACTGATACTAAAATAACAACTCATGTTTTTTTACCAAATATCAACTCAGATGTTGCATAAGAGGTCAGGTCTATTTAAGTTGTACTGCATCAAGGTGTATATGCAAGTACATTGAAATGTTTTGTCCTTGCACATGTTCACTGACACCAGCCATGAATTGGAACACATATTGATCATGTAGCTACTGAAACGTAGTTGGAAGCTAATCCTATTGAACTAGCAAATATGTTGGATGCAAATACTACAATGCAGCAAGTTGTTAGCCTCCTTTTAACCACAGTAGATGATGACCAAGGCATCCTTTATATTGTCTTACTGATAGCAGAAAACATGGTTATGAAATCGAAATACAACTCACTTACCAATTTAAAAGCATTTTTACTCCAACTATATATAATTAATTGACAACAAGAACTGTAAAAGCAACATGGATAAAAATATAGTCCTGTTGATGTCAATATATTTCAAGAGATTTTGCAAATCATGTCTGTTTACAATCACATGATGCTTTGAGGAAATCTTTGACAAATGACCAAATCTCACAGTCTTCAAAAAATTGTTGGGCAGCATCATGCCACCGTACTGGTTAGCACACAACATGTTTACAGGATACACTTGTATCAAGAAGGATTGTCCAGTATGGACTCAAACTAATGCAAGCAGAACATAAGACTAACAGAATGGGTTCCTGCAAGGTTAACCTTCTATTTTCTAATTTGCCAACAACTAATGAAGACCATCTCATGACAAACAAATACGCTCTGTTTGTTGACAGGCACTTCTTAGTATTCATTACAATTTAATCCTTGGTTATTTCATTCCTGGAATATGGTTtttattcattattttattttagatcttTTTTAGTTGCAATAATGACTTTTCCATTTTATGCTTCATTACAATATTGTTTGTCAACCCTTGTTCAGGTTTTCTATGATGAAATGTTTGGCCAATGTCTCTTCTCTAAATTCCATGACATAGAAGTTGCTTGTTCCAAATTGCATTCTGGTGTTTCCCCAATCTATCATATGGTTTCTTTTAGGTACTTTCATATATAAATGTAAACAGTATAACACAAATTTTTTAAGAtgttaaaaataaaaactatagcCATACATACAACTTGAACACAAAAAATAAGTAAACTTCAAGAAATTGTCGGCTGTAAACCTAGAGCAAAGTCAGCGAGATTTGCAGCAACTGCTACAGCAGATCCACTGGACGATCCTCCAGGGACTCGATCAGGAGCACACGGATTAGTGGGTGTGCCATAATGATAGTTCTCACCATTGATGCTacaaaggaacaaaaaaaaaaaaaatcagatttttgGTGCATTCCAATCATGATGAGGCAAAATGTTCACAATTACAATGTCATTAACAATATTCCAATCATGATGAGGAAAACAGACGACTTTACTCTCTGCAACTAGCCAGGAGACCAAATATATCATATGATGTATGGACACAACCTGTATGCCATCTCGTCCATGACAGTTTTGCCCACGCATGTGGCGCCAGCTCCGATAGCAGCGAGAACAACGGGAGATGTGGACGACGCTGCCTCGTGCGTCGTCGCCCAGTCCGGGTTGCCGAACCCGGTGACGCAGCCACTGATGTCGAATCTGCAGTCGAGATAGCAGGAACGAACTGTCACAGAAATCAATGGGGATAATGGTCAGGAGTAAGAAGAAGGGGAGAagtgaggacgaggaggaggacgtgCATGTCTTTGACGGCAAAGGTGAGGCCgtggagagggggagggggtAGGTCGGGGGAGCGGGGAGGCGGAGGGCGGAGGTGGAGCCTGTGGATGAACGCGGCGTAGGCATCGAGGCTCGGTTTGAGTGCCATGACCGCGCACTTCCCTCGCCCCTTCTCGCTTGGCTTATTTGATGCCTTCGGCCGCTCGCGCCCCTTATCCACCTTCGCTCTCCCTCGTTCCCCGTTCCCGTTTCCCGCTGTCACTCGCGTTTCCCCTTTCTGTTGGTTCTCTCTTAACTCAACGTTTGTAATTAACATTTATTAATTTAAAGTTCAAAATATAtccttttaataatatatatataaatatatatatatattgcaggtattttaaaaaaaaatattcatattttgagtATTTCGTATCCctcattttatttctttaaataATACTCTTAATATAAAATACCTAAATGACTCTTTAAAACCCGGTCGAGCCGCTCGTTCATCGATTTCCCGGACCGGCCGGTTCACGTAAACCGGACACCATTTCTTTCTCGGTAGTTTCCCTCCTCTTTCTTTCCCTGCTTTTATCCGAGAGAAGAGGTCGGGGAGGGGCTTCTTCATCCATGGATCGATGGGGACTCTCCCGAACTCGGGGGCGAAAGTCCTCAATCTGAGCTCGCGACCCCGCCTGCTTCTTGCTGCCGTCGGCGTCGGCTTCCTGGATGGGAGGAACTTCGTCGCAGTTCGGGGGAGATTGAGACAGCGCTGCTGCTTCGCGCTCAAGCGGAGACAAGAGGTATAAATAACGAAGACCGATAAAATTTCTGTTTCTTTTGCGTTTTGTTACCGATCGTCCATATTTGTCGGTGATTCTTGCTTCCGCCTCCAACATCAAGATTTTTCGGTTTGATCGGTTGAGGCACCCTgtaatttgttctttgatcttgtcgTATTGTAGTTTGTGATTCTTGGTCACTTTGACGTACAGTGTCCGCTTGTGGTATATAATATGGTGATGGCAAGTTGACTGTCGAACTGCTTTAGCCATTCATCGGTTTGCAGACACTTTTTGCTCTCTATGATGAACTGTATGGTTTATTAGATCACTGCAGAGTTTATAAAATCCAGAGGCATTTTAGGATCATACGTTAAATTGTATTGATGAAGTGGGTAAAAAGATAAGATTCTGCTTCTAGTTATTTGGAACTGTTCTAATTGAAACAACACCATAGGTTATGTAATTTTAGAAATAACATGAGTAGAACCGATGATGAGTTAGGATGAAAGTATAATAAGTTTTTGTAAGTAATTTCAGGTCTCTAGAATCTATTATTTAGTGAGATGGAAAGCTTGACGAAGATATTATTCACAAAGTAAAAATGTAGAAAAATCTTTATAGtataaattttagatattttaaatcTATATTTTAATAAGATTGATAGCTTagtgaagatattatttatagagaAAAAGCTAGACGATTAAAGTGGAGAGAGatatcagaagttttgagtgagcACTGAGTGCCTTTCTTTATTCTGAATTGTTGTGCAGTATTTACCGTTGCATATGAAATTTTGTTAGAATAATGACATTGTCTTCTTCCCTCCTTGATTGACCCTTTCCAATCATTTTCTGATACCTGCACATCTGTGAGTCAGATATAAATTGTCTTTGATTTTATAGTTTTAAGGCTGGTTCTGAAATGGAATCTTCCAACTAGTAGTTGGCTCATCTTTTATAGTTTCAATTCTTTTCTGTATGAACCTCATCAATAGAATacatccttgatatgaacttattGTCAGTAAATTGCATCCTTAAAATGTTAATTCATGTTGGATTATCATATAATCTAAATAAAATCATCTTCCTGCCACTAGTCCAATtatatcttttctctttctcgATGATTCAAAAACTTTGATACAGGTCCCATCCAAATCTCATGCTTGTGTTTATGCAAGACTTTTGTAATCCCTCATGGAGCAATTTTAGTTACTGAGCAAAAAATCATTATTTGGCATTTAAAAGATCTAGTTGACTAAAAACCTTCTAAGGCATAACACATTACATTTATTTTGTGGTTAACCTTTTCTTATTGCTATGTGCCTATGACTTTTTTGAGGCAAACATGAGTCTTGACTAAGTATGTTAATATATGGAAGTCTAAAATGATTCTCTCTTGAAACTCTTCCATTATATGTTCAAAGAAAAACCCATtgttataaagaaatgctattaaATGTTTTCCTGTCTTCTTGTCTGATCATGTGTGCATGACGGGTGGGCCAGCTGCTCAATCTCAAGTTTCATCAGAAATAGTAGGTGAAACTCTAAGTTTACTATGGTAGCTTTAATCTTTACTTTGAAAATCAGGGTTGATAGAcatttattatataattatttctaCAAGGTGAGGATCCTATTGCTTGAAATTCTTTCTTGACTTTCCCTGTTCATAATACGTATAGTGATTAGCATGAGTTGAAGTtgcctttcttctttttcctctctcttctttttcttcttatctGTTCCATGCGGAACAAGGCAGATTTCAGATGGAGAAGCAACAATCCAGACCCTAGTCTTGAAGAATGGAAAGGGTAAGTTTTCCGTCATTTGTACTATATTGTATTTCTTGGTTTTCAGATGGAAAAACAACGATCCGAACCTGACTCTTGAAGATGGAAAGGGTAAACTTTGTATATTGTGTTTCTCAGAATCATGTTTTCAAGATGGTTTATCCTGTCTCATGTAATTGCTCGTTATACCTGTTATTTGGTTATCGGAACTT from Musa acuminata AAA Group cultivar baxijiao chromosome BXJ1-3, Cavendish_Baxijiao_AAA, whole genome shotgun sequence encodes the following:
- the LOC135619133 gene encoding amidase 1-like isoform X2 produces the protein MALKPSLDAYAAFIHRLHLRPPPPRSPDLPPPPLHGLTFAVKDIFDISGCVTGFGNPDWATTHEAASSTSPVVLAAIGAGATCVGKTVMDEMAYSINGENYHYGTPTNPCAPDRVPGGSSSGSAVAVAANLADFALGTDTGGSVRVPAAYCGIFGFRPSHGIISATGVIPMAQSFDTVGWFARDPITLTRVGQVLLQSSSDATMPPKRFVIPEDCFQYLSSPSDQISQILKKSVEKVFGCSILHHENLGDHIYHNVPSLQNFISSFSGDQASTMPVLAALSHAMRLLQRFEFKTNHGDWLISTKPTLGPGMFERVSEVLNSTYEDLEYCYPVRAELQAFLSTLLQFHEQEHHKHILGN
- the LOC135619133 gene encoding amidase 1-like isoform X1, with the protein product MALKPSLDAYAAFIHRLHLRPPPPRSPDLPPPPLHGLTFAVKDIFDISGCVTGFGNPDWATTHEAASSTSPVVLAAIGAGATCVGKTVMDEMAYSINGENYHYGTPTNPCAPDRVPGGSSSGSAVAVAANLADFALGTDTGGSVRVPAAYCGIFGFRPSHGIISATGVIPMAQSFDTVGWFARDPITLTRVGQVLLQSSSDATMPPKRFVIPEDCFQYLSSPSDQISQILKKSVEKVFGCSILHHENLGDHIYHNVPSLQNFISSFSGDQASTMPVLAALSHAMRLLQRFEFKTNHGDWLISTKPTLGPGMFERVSEVLNSTYEDLEYCYPVRAELQAFLSTLLQDNGILALPTIPGVPPKLNMEVDELDSFRARAFSLLSIAGMSGFCQISIPLGMHDDLPVSVSLLAEHNADHFLLDIVQTLYATLKEQASIAWEHGN